The Sphingomonas sp. G-3-2-10 DNA window TCCGCGGACTGAAACTTGCCGAACGTGCTCCGATATTTCGTGAACATATCGGTCCACTGCTTCTCGGTGACAGCGCCGCGAAGATCGGGCGTGGTTGCGCGATAATTCTCGACATCGCGACCCTCGGCATAGAGTCTGCGAAAGGAAGCCACTGCCGCTTCCGCGCTTTTCGTCTTTTCCGTTCCATCCACCGGAATGGTGCCCGGATCGATCGAGCAACCCGTCAGTAAGAACGCCGCGACTGCCGTCAGTACGATGCGCATAAATGCCCCTTCTGCGGGCAAGCTGCCACGGGCGTGGATCAGTGTCGATCAGTCACGATGCTTCAACTGGTGCAGCAGGATCGCATTGCCTTCGCTGTCCGCGATCACTCGCATCCGGCAGACCGGGCTGTGGATCAGGTCGCTCTTGAAGGTCACGCCCTTGCCTTCCAGTTCGGCGCACAGCGCGTCGAGATCCTCGACTTCGAACGCGATCGTGCCGCCGGCATTGGCCGAGGGCGTATCGCCGGTGACGGTGGTGATGGCGAGGCAGCCGCCGCCGGGCATGTCATATTCGACCCAGGGCACGCTCTCCGGCGCGCTGCTCTGGGTGAAGCCCAGCGTCCCTTCATAAAAGGCGCGGGCCCGGGCCATGTCGGTGACCGGGTACATGGTGAAGGCGACCTTGCGGAACATGCGGCTCTCCCCTGCTGATGTATCGCGAGCATAACAGGGGCGGTCCGGCAGGCCAAGAAAATGTTCTTTTTATGTTCCAATCACTTTACCCGACCGGACGATAGCCCTTGCGGTATTTGGTCCATAGATGCCGGGCCAGCATCGCGGGCGGCATCCGGATCGCATGGCTGCGAATATAGAAGGCCATTCGCGTGAGCTTGCGGCTCTGGCGGCCCCAGCCGTCGCGAGCGAGCAGACGGCGGGCATAGAGCGGGTCGAGGCTGTCCCAGCCCTGCCAGCTCGCGGGAATTTCGGTGCCATAATGATGGTGCGCCTGCCGTGTTGCACGACGCATCGCAGCGAGCAGGCCGTGATGGCGAGCGCGCGCCTCAAGCCCATCCATGCCGAACTCCTCGATCAGACAATGAATATCCCACAGATTGCGCAGCCCGCCGGCAAGGTCGCCATCGGCGAACAGATGCGCGGCGGCATGGCACAGCATGTCGTTGGGATTGAGGATGCGCAGGCCGTTTTCCAGCGGCTCGCTGTCCTTCAGCATCGCCGCCGCATCGGGCGTGATCGTCGCGGTGAGCGGCAGGATCGTGTGATGCACGTCGATCATCCGGTCGCGCTCGCGATGGATCAGCGGGGGCAGCTCATGCATCCATTGCCGGTAATAGGCGTCGTCATAAGGATCGGGCTTCACCCATTCCCAGCCCGACGCGAGGATCGCGGCTTCGGCGTCGTCGATCCGGTCGCGCGGTACGAGGATATCGAGATCGCCGATCTGGCGACCGGGCGATGGCGAGAGCCCCGCAGCGGCAAAGGCGGTGCCCTTGAGCAACACGATCGGAATGCCCGTCCCCGCAAGCGCGCGGCGCGCCATCTCGGCTTCCCACAAAGCGACGATGCGGCCCTGTTCCGCCGACGCCATAGCGTCCTCGAGCACACGCCGCGCCGCCGCGGGCTTGGGCAGACCATCGAGCCGGTGCGCCAGCGTACCGATCAGCTGCTCGGCGCGCGCGATGGCGAGCAACGCAGTCCAGCCCGCAGCATCGAGCGTCGCGGTCGATGCCGGGTCGCGAAGCGCGCGGGTCAGGAGCGCGCCGTTCACAGCGCGCTCCAGATCCGTTCGACCTGCGCGATGGCGGTGTCGGTGTCGGGATAGTCGATCGCGTGCGAGGGCACGGTCTGCACCAGCCGGGTGAGCGCATCGAACCCGCGCTCGGCGAGGTTGGTATAGTTGGTCGAGGCCTGCGTCAGGCGGACGAAGGTCTCGCTCGGCATCATCTGGCGCTCTGCGCCTTCGAAACCGAAGCGGGGGAAGATCAGCAGCGCGGGCGTCGCCGGTTCCGTCATGGCGGCAATCGCCCGGGCATCGGGAACGAGGTGGCGCAGCGTCCCCTTGGGCGTGCCCTCCATCACCGCCCCGAACCGCGCATCGGGCAGCGCCGCCGCGACCACCGGCAGCGCTTCGTTCTTGAGACTGACAAGGCGGGGAAAGCCGTGAACCAGCCCGGTCGCGGGATCGACCAGCGCAAACTCGTCGCCCATCAGCCGCCAGCCGCGCGCCATCAGCAACGCCGCGAGCGTCGATTTGCCGGCGCCGGAAATGCCGCTCATCAGCAACGCCTTGCCGTCACGCTCGGCAGCCGAGGCGTGGAGCAGCAGATAGCGCCGCTGGCCCAGCGCCATCTGGAGGTTCATCCCCATCTCGGCGGCGAGCAGCCCCATCGACAGCGGCAAGGGCGCTGCGTCGGGGATCACGAAATCGCCGCCGATATGCACCGAAGGCCGGGCGAAGCGACGCCAGGGCCGCGCGGCGAAGAGGTGGACGTTGAAATCCGGGATGCCGTCGTCGGGCTGCGGATAATCGCGATAGAGATGCTCGATCTCGTCGATCGGCGCGCGCCAGTCGCAACCGATGCGGAAGCCGATCGGGCCGATGCGCAGGCGGGTCGAATGCCTCATGCGCGCTCGACCAGTCCGGCGGCGACCAGTTCGTCGAGCCGTACCGCCAGCGTCATGGGATCGGCGTCGGGAAGGTCATATTGCTCGGCGAGCCGGGCGAGGAGCGCGTCCACGCTCAGCGCTTCGTCGCCCAGCGTCTCGAGAATCTCGGGAACCGGCGCATCGACGACATGGGTGATCCCCGACGCGCGGTGATAGATCAGCGTCAGCGCGTCGAGCGGGACGATGCGCAGGGTCGCGGGCGCAGCAGCGCGATAGCTGGTCACATCCCGTGCTCCGGCGAAGGCCGGAGCCTCGGCCATCTGCGACACCGCTCTAAATCCGAGGCTCCGGCCTTCGCCGGAGCACAGCGGCTTCTGGGTAACGTAAGGAACGGCACGGCCTCAGCCGCGCGGCATCTGCAGCGAAGCGAAGCAGGTAAAGCCCGCGGTGCCCGATTGCAGGCGGCGGATATAGTTGGTGTAGGCCCGGCTGCGTTCGTAATCGGCGCCCGGCAGCGTGCCGCCGTTCAGCGCGCGCTTCACGTCCTCGGCCTTGTACTTCACGCCCGGCGGCGGGAATGCGCCCTGCGTGCCCGGTGCGACCAGCGATCCATCGGGTGCGATATAGCTGCCCGCCTTGCCCGGATCGGGCACGGGAATCTCGCAATTCATCACCGAAGCGCTGGTCTGTGCCAGCGCCGGACGGATCGAGACGATCGCGGATGCGCTCGCGGCGCCGATCATCAGTGCGCGGCGGCTCGCCTTGGGGATGTCCTTCTCGTCGGCCATATCCCTTCTTCCTGCGCCCGCGCCTCTTTCGCAATCGTAAATCGTGGTTGACCGGGCTAGGAAGCGGCCATGCTCTCCTCATCCGGATTCCGCGCGCTCATGGCGCTGGCCGTGGCGGTCCTCGCGGCGCTCGCCAGCTATCTGCTCAATGGCGACGCGCAGGCCGCGCTGCTGGTCGCCGTGGCCGGGATCGCCGCGGTGCTGATCGCCGCCAGCGGATCGGAGGAACCCGCTTCCCCCGCCCCGGCCGCCACCCCCGTCAGGGACGAGCCGCCGGTGGCCGAAGCGATGGAAGCGATCGCCGAGCCGGTGCTGGTGATCGCCGCGAACCGCGTGCTTTCGGCCAACCATGCCGCCCGCGCGCTGCTGGGCCAGCATATCATCGGCGAGGATGTCCGCCTCGCCATCCGTCACCCCGCCGCCGCCGAGCGGCTGCTCAACCCGACCGAAGTGACGCCCGGCGCATCGATCCACCTCGTCGGCCTGGGCACGCGCGACCAGCGCTGGGAGATGCGCGTCCGCGACGTCGGGCGGCAGCGGATCGTCCACCTCATCGACCGCACCGGCAGCTACACCGCCGAGCGGATGCGCGTCGATTTCGTGGCGAACGCCAGCCACGAGCTGCGCACCCCGCTCGCCGCGCTGCTCGGCTATGTCGAAACGCTGCGCGACGATCCCGATACCGAACCCGCGATGCGCGACCGGTTCCTGCGGATCATGTTCGACGAAGCGCGGCGGATGCAGCGGCTGATCGACGATCTGATCTCATTGAGCCGGATCGAAGCGGACAAGTATCGCAAGCCCGAACAGAGCATCGACCTGAACGCGCTGGTCGAGGAAGTACGGGTCGAACTGGCCGGCGGCGGCAGCCCGCGCATCGCCGATCTGGTGATGGACGTCAGCGAAGTGCCCGAAATCCGCGGGGATCGCGTCCAGCTTTCGCAGCTGCTCCACAATGTGATCGGCAACGCGATGAAATATGGCCGCGACTCCACGCCGGTGACGGTGAAGCTGAAGCCCGGCAATGACGGCATGGTGCAGTTGAGCGTACAGGACGAAGGCGAAGGCATTCCGCCCGAACATATCCCGCGCCTGACCGAGCGCTTCTACCGGGTCGATTCCGGGCGCAGCCGATCGCTGGGCGGCACCGGCCTGGGCCTCGCTATCGTCAAGCATGTGGTCGAGCGGCATCGCGGCCGCCTCGATATCGCATCGACCGTCGGCAAGGGCACGACCGTCACGATCCTGCTGCCCGCCCGGCAGGGCTGAGCCCCGCCCGGCGCACTGTCATAAAGGCGTAACCGTACTGCAAGAGAGGCGTTCGCAACGAGGGCCGATTCTCGCGCCCCGGGGAGACCTCGCATTTTCGGACGGTTCACGCTTTTCGCGGTTGCCGCGCTCGCCCTTACGGCGTGCGACAGCAACTCGACGCGAGAGATCCGCGTGGTCGGATCGTCGACCGTCTTCCCCTTCACCACCGCGGTGGCCGAGGCGTTCGTCAACCAGAGCGGCGAACGCAAGCCGCCGGTGATCGAATCGATCGGCACCGGCGCGGGCATGAAGCGCTTCTGCGACGGCGTGGGCTGGCAGTTCCCCGATGCGGTGAACGCCTCTCGCCGGATGAAGAAATCCGAATTCGAGCTGTGCGGCAAGAATGGCGTGGGCGAGATCCTCGAAGTCCAGATCGGCGTCGATGGCGTCGCGCTGGCCGAGAGCAATCGCGGGCCGAAGCTGCAGCTCAGCAAGAAGGACGTCTATCTCGCGCTCGCATTCGCGCCCTATGGCCGGCCCAACACCGCGAAGCTGTGGCGCGACGTCAATCCGTCGCTGCCCGCCATCCCCATTCAGGTGATGGGCCCGCCCTCGACCAGCGGAACGCGCGACGCACTGGTCGAACTCATCATGGAACCGGGCTGCGCCGAAGCCGATCCTAACGCAAAGGTGCTGAAAAAGGCCAAGGACGCCGCGCCTTACGACAAGCTCTGCAAGCGCATCCGCGACGACGGCGCCTATATCGACAAGGGCGAGAACGACAATCTGATCGTCCAGGGCCTGGCGCAGAACCCCAATGCGCTGGGTGTGTTCGGCTATTCCTATCTCGAGGAAAATGCCGACCGGCTGCATGGCGTCCCGATCGACGGGATCGCGCCGTCCTATGACACGATCGCCGGCGGGCAATATCCCGGCGCGCGGCCGCTCTATCTCTATGTGAAGAAGCGGCATCTGCGCGCGGTGCCGGGCCTGGCCGATTTCCTGCGGCTCTACACGACGATGTGGAATCCCGGCGGCAAGCTGACCAAGCGCGGCCTGATCGCGGCCCCCGATGCGCTGCGCGCGCGCTCGGCGGCGATCATTGCGCAGGGCATTCCGCTCGATCCGGCGGGCCTGCACTGATGAGCGCCTTCGTCCTCCTCTTCCTGATCGCCGGTCTCGGCCTGATCGCCTGGCTGACCGCGCGGGCGCGCGCCGCCCGGTTCGATCGCGGCGGGGCCAAGCGGCTCCACTCGCTGCCCGGTCAGCATGGCTGGTACGTCGCGATCTGGACCGTGATTCCCGCGATCCTGTTCATCACCGTGTGGAGCTCGATCAGCCCGGGGCTGGTCAAGGAAGCGGTGCTCCAGCATCCCGCCGCCGCCCAGCTCCCCCAGTTCGATTTCGAGCGCGATGCCTTGCTCGCCGAGGCGCGCCGCGTGTCGCAGGACCCCGGCGCCAAGGCGTTCGATCCGGTCGCGGAGCAGCTCGCCCCCGTCGTTCGCGAAGCGCGCAGCCGTTACAGCTGGATGGGCACGCTCGCGGCGATCCTGCTGGCCTTTGCCGGCGGCGCCTTCGCCTTCACCCGCATCCGCGCCGATTTCCGCGCCCGCTCGCAGGTCGAGCGCGGCGTCATGGTGCTGCTGCTGATCGCGTCGCTGATCGCGATCCTCACCACGCTCGGCATCTTCCTGTCCTTGCTGTGGGAGTCGCTGCGCTTCTTCCAGCAGGTGCCCTTCTGGGAGTTCCTGTTCGGTACCCACTGGAGCCCGCAGGTGATCGACGCCAACGATCCCGGCGCGTCGCTCGGCGCGGTGCCGCTGTTCTGGGGCACCTTCTTCATCGGCGCGGTGATCGCGATGATCGTCGCCATCCCGTTCGGGCTGATGAGCGCGATCTACCTCACCCAGTACGCCGCCCCGCGCGTGCGCCGCTGGATGAAGCCGATCCTCGAGATTCTCGCGGGCGTGCCGACCGTGGTTTACGGCTATTTCGCTGCCCTCACCGTCGCGCCTTTGGTGCGCGATCTGGCAGTGATGCTCGGCATGCCATTCGCTTCGTCCGAAAGCGCGCTGGCCGCCGGTCTGGTCATGGGCGTGATGATCATCCCGTTCGTTTCGTCGATGGCCGACGATTCGATCGCCGCCGTGCCCACCGCGATGCGTGACGGCAGCCTGGCGATGGGCGCGACGACCAGCGAAACCATCAGCAAGGTGCTGATCCCCGCCGCTCTGCCCGGCGTCGTCGCGGGCGTGCTGCTCGCCGTCAGCCGCGCGATCGGCGAAACGATGATCGTGGTGATGGCCGCTTCGGGCGCCGCGAACATCACGCTGAACCCGTTCGAGAGCGCGACGACCGTCACCAAGCAGATCGTCGACCTGCTGACCGGCGAGAGCGAGTTCGACAGCCCCAAGACGCTCGCCGCCTTCGCGCTGGGCCTCACGCTGTTCGTGATTACGCTGATGCTCAACATCGTCGCCCTGCGCGTCGTGAAGAAATACCGGGAGGCGTATGAATAGCGCCCAGCCTATCGATCCCACGCCCACCGACTGGAAGGGCGCGGCGATGCAGAAGCGCATCCGCAAGCGCTATGCGGCGGAGCGGCGCTTCAAGGCGTTCGGACTGGCGGCCGTGGTGCTGTCGGCAGCGTTCCTCGCCTTCCTGCTGGTCACGATGGCGGCCAACGGCGCACGCGGGTTCATGCGCAGCGAAGTGGCGCTGACGATGGACTTCCCCGCGCTCGCCTTGCCGATCGATCGCACCCAGTTGAACACCCCCGGCGCCGATCTGGCGCTGTCGGGCGCGGAGCTGGAGAATGCGGTGTCCGGCGCGGCCGAGGCCCAGCATGGCGAAGGCGCGATCTCCGACAGCGCGTGGCTGAAGGTCCGCGACGCGATCAAGGCCGATCCTTCGGTGCTCAGCCGCAAGGAAGTCTTCTGGGTGCCCGCATCGACCGGCGTCGAGAACGGCCTGCGCAGCCACGCCAAGCCGGAAGAGAAGGCCGCGGCCGACAAGCTGGAGGCCGCGAACGCGCTGCGCACCGGCTTCAACGCCGATTTCCTGACCAGCAGCAACTCGATCGATCCCACGGCGGTCGGCATCTGGGGCGCGCTCAAGGGATCGCTGATGACGATGCTCATCACCTTCCTGATCGCCTTCCCGATCGGCGTGCTCTCGGCCGTCTATCTCGAGGAATATGCCCCGAAGAACCGCTGGACCGACCTGATCGAAGTCTCGATCAACAATCTGGCGGCGGTGCCCTCGATCATCTTCGGCCTGCTCGGCCTTGCCGTGTTCCTCGGCAGCTGGAGCCTGTTCGGCTATCAGTTCGGCCCGCTCTTCCCGCGTTCGGCGGCGCTCGTCGGCGGGCTCACCCTCGCGCTGATGATCATGCCCGTGATCGTCATCGCCAGCCGCAACGCAATCAAGGCGGTTCCGCCCTCGATACGCGATGCCGCGCTGGGCATCGGTGCATCGCGCGTGCAGGTGGTGTTCCACCACGTCCTGCCCCTCGCCATGCCCGGCATCCTCACCGGCACGATCATCGGCATGGCGCGCGCGCTGGGCGAAACCGCGCCACTGCTGCTGATCGGAATGCGCGCCTTCATCGTCCAGCCGCCCGAAGGCTTCACCGATCCGGCGACCGTCCTCCCGGTCCAGATCTTCCTGTGGTCCGACGAAGTCAGCCGCGCGTTCGTCGAAAAGACCAGCGCGGCAATCATCGTGCTGCTGGTGTTCCTGCTCGCCATGAACGGGCTGGCCATCTATCTTCGCAACAAATTCGAGACCCGCTGGTGATGACCGAAGCGACTATGACCCAGCCCAAGATGTCGGCGAAGAACGTCAATGTCTTCTACGGCAGCAATCAAGCGATCCGCGACGTGTCGATCGATGTCGACATGGACAAGGTGACGGCGTTCATCGGCCCCTCTGGCTGCGGCAAGTCGACCTTCCTGCGCACGCTCAACCGCATGAACGACACCGTCGCCTCGGCGCGGGTCGAAGGCGATATCCGGCTGGACGGCGAGGATATCTATTCCCCCGCGATGGACGTGGTGCAGCTCCGCGCCCGCGTCGGCATGGTGTTCCAGAAGCCCAATCCCTTCCCCAAATCGATCTATGAAAACGTCGCCTATGGCCCCCGCATCCACGGGCTGGCCGCGTCGAAATCGGAGATGGACCTGATCGTCGAGCGCTCGCTGAAGCGCGCCGGCCTGTGGGACGAAGTGAAGGACCGCCTGCAGGACAGCGGCACCGCGCTGTCGGGCGGCCAGCAGCAGCGGCTGTGCATCGCGCGCGCCATCGCGGTCGACCCCGAAGTGATCCTGATGGACGAGCCCTGCTCGGCGCTCGATCCGATCGCGACCGCGAAGATCGAGGAGCTGATCCACGAACTGCACGGCCGGTATGCGATCGTGATCGTCACGCACAACATGCAGCAGGCGGCGCGCGTCAGCCATCGCACCGCCTTCTTCCACCTCGGCCAGCTGGTCGAATATGGCGTGACCGACGACATCTTCACGGCGCCCAAGATGGAGCGCACGAAGGACTATATCACTGGAAGGTACGGATAATGGCGACCGGCCACGAACATACCGTCAAGGCGTTCGATCAGGATATCGGCC harbors:
- a CDS encoding DUF4019 domain-containing protein gives rise to the protein MRIVLTAVAAFLLTGCSIDPGTIPVDGTEKTKSAEAAVASFRRLYAEGRDVENYRATTPDLRGAVTEKQWTDMFTKYRSTFGKFQSAERVGWREQVGTGNLVVLNYESTFEHAKVLEEFVFVTSDGKQQLSAYHFQSNKKAAD
- a CDS encoding VOC family protein; amino-acid sequence: MFRKVAFTMYPVTDMARARAFYEGTLGFTQSSAPESVPWVEYDMPGGGCLAITTVTGDTPSANAGGTIAFEVEDLDALCAELEGKGVTFKSDLIHSPVCRMRVIADSEGNAILLHQLKHRD
- a CDS encoding nucleotidyltransferase family protein; amino-acid sequence: MNGALLTRALRDPASTATLDAAGWTALLAIARAEQLIGTLAHRLDGLPKPAAARRVLEDAMASAEQGRIVALWEAEMARRALAGTGIPIVLLKGTAFAAAGLSPSPGRQIGDLDILVPRDRIDDAEAAILASGWEWVKPDPYDDAYYRQWMHELPPLIHRERDRMIDVHHTILPLTATITPDAAAMLKDSEPLENGLRILNPNDMLCHAAAHLFADGDLAGGLRNLWDIHCLIEEFGMDGLEARARHHGLLAAMRRATRQAHHHYGTEIPASWQGWDSLDPLYARRLLARDGWGRQSRKLTRMAFYIRSHAIRMPPAMLARHLWTKYRKGYRPVG
- a CDS encoding HprK-related kinase A — translated: MRHSTRLRIGPIGFRIGCDWRAPIDEIEHLYRDYPQPDDGIPDFNVHLFAARPWRRFARPSVHIGGDFVIPDAAPLPLSMGLLAAEMGMNLQMALGQRRYLLLHASAAERDGKALLMSGISGAGKSTLAALLMARGWRLMGDEFALVDPATGLVHGFPRLVSLKNEALPVVAAALPDARFGAVMEGTPKGTLRHLVPDARAIAAMTEPATPALLIFPRFGFEGAERQMMPSETFVRLTQASTNYTNLAERGFDALTRLVQTVPSHAIDYPDTDTAIAQVERIWSAL
- a CDS encoding HPr-rel-A system PqqD family peptide chaperone, which encodes MAEAPAFAGARDVTSYRAAAPATLRIVPLDALTLIYHRASGITHVVDAPVPEILETLGDEALSVDALLARLAEQYDLPDADPMTLAVRLDELVAAGLVERA
- a CDS encoding ATP-binding protein, with product MLSSSGFRALMALAVAVLAALASYLLNGDAQAALLVAVAGIAAVLIAASGSEEPASPAPAATPVRDEPPVAEAMEAIAEPVLVIAANRVLSANHAARALLGQHIIGEDVRLAIRHPAAAERLLNPTEVTPGASIHLVGLGTRDQRWEMRVRDVGRQRIVHLIDRTGSYTAERMRVDFVANASHELRTPLAALLGYVETLRDDPDTEPAMRDRFLRIMFDEARRMQRLIDDLISLSRIEADKYRKPEQSIDLNALVEEVRVELAGGGSPRIADLVMDVSEVPEIRGDRVQLSQLLHNVIGNAMKYGRDSTPVTVKLKPGNDGMVQLSVQDEGEGIPPEHIPRLTERFYRVDSGRSRSLGGTGLGLAIVKHVVERHRGRLDIASTVGKGTTVTILLPARQG
- a CDS encoding substrate-binding domain-containing protein, with protein sequence MFGRFTLFAVAALALTACDSNSTREIRVVGSSTVFPFTTAVAEAFVNQSGERKPPVIESIGTGAGMKRFCDGVGWQFPDAVNASRRMKKSEFELCGKNGVGEILEVQIGVDGVALAESNRGPKLQLSKKDVYLALAFAPYGRPNTAKLWRDVNPSLPAIPIQVMGPPSTSGTRDALVELIMEPGCAEADPNAKVLKKAKDAAPYDKLCKRIRDDGAYIDKGENDNLIVQGLAQNPNALGVFGYSYLEENADRLHGVPIDGIAPSYDTIAGGQYPGARPLYLYVKKRHLRAVPGLADFLRLYTTMWNPGGKLTKRGLIAAPDALRARSAAIIAQGIPLDPAGLH
- the pstC gene encoding phosphate ABC transporter permease subunit PstC, whose protein sequence is MSAFVLLFLIAGLGLIAWLTARARAARFDRGGAKRLHSLPGQHGWYVAIWTVIPAILFITVWSSISPGLVKEAVLQHPAAAQLPQFDFERDALLAEARRVSQDPGAKAFDPVAEQLAPVVREARSRYSWMGTLAAILLAFAGGAFAFTRIRADFRARSQVERGVMVLLLIASLIAILTTLGIFLSLLWESLRFFQQVPFWEFLFGTHWSPQVIDANDPGASLGAVPLFWGTFFIGAVIAMIVAIPFGLMSAIYLTQYAAPRVRRWMKPILEILAGVPTVVYGYFAALTVAPLVRDLAVMLGMPFASSESALAAGLVMGVMIIPFVSSMADDSIAAVPTAMRDGSLAMGATTSETISKVLIPAALPGVVAGVLLAVSRAIGETMIVVMAASGAANITLNPFESATTVTKQIVDLLTGESEFDSPKTLAAFALGLTLFVITLMLNIVALRVVKKYREAYE
- the pstA gene encoding phosphate ABC transporter permease PstA — encoded protein: MNSAQPIDPTPTDWKGAAMQKRIRKRYAAERRFKAFGLAAVVLSAAFLAFLLVTMAANGARGFMRSEVALTMDFPALALPIDRTQLNTPGADLALSGAELENAVSGAAEAQHGEGAISDSAWLKVRDAIKADPSVLSRKEVFWVPASTGVENGLRSHAKPEEKAAADKLEAANALRTGFNADFLTSSNSIDPTAVGIWGALKGSLMTMLITFLIAFPIGVLSAVYLEEYAPKNRWTDLIEVSINNLAAVPSIIFGLLGLAVFLGSWSLFGYQFGPLFPRSAALVGGLTLALMIMPVIVIASRNAIKAVPPSIRDAALGIGASRVQVVFHHVLPLAMPGILTGTIIGMARALGETAPLLLIGMRAFIVQPPEGFTDPATVLPVQIFLWSDEVSRAFVEKTSAAIIVLLVFLLAMNGLAIYLRNKFETRW
- the pstB gene encoding phosphate ABC transporter ATP-binding protein PstB → MTEATMTQPKMSAKNVNVFYGSNQAIRDVSIDVDMDKVTAFIGPSGCGKSTFLRTLNRMNDTVASARVEGDIRLDGEDIYSPAMDVVQLRARVGMVFQKPNPFPKSIYENVAYGPRIHGLAASKSEMDLIVERSLKRAGLWDEVKDRLQDSGTALSGGQQQRLCIARAIAVDPEVILMDEPCSALDPIATAKIEELIHELHGRYAIVIVTHNMQQAARVSHRTAFFHLGQLVEYGVTDDIFTAPKMERTKDYITGRYG